The nucleotide sequence CATGAGCTATCCTCTTTTTGTTATAGATGAGGTTTCAGCTATGGATATCACCGAAGAATACGAAGACGTGCTTCAGAACCTTGAGTTTCCCATCATGAATTACTTCCGCCGTAACTCTGCCCTGCAGGATACGGAAGTAAAACGTTCACTCGAAGCCACCATCGAACACTATCGGGCAGAATATGCGAAGAGAGCCCCGAAAAACATGCACCTCTCAAACGTTGAGCAGAGAATAATGAGAAGGATTGATCTGGAAGCTGTTATAGCGATCACCGATCATTTTGCCTATCAGTTCAACCCGGAGAATTTTGTAAAAACCTCGGAAGAGCTGCAGAAGTGCCTGAAAAGGATTATCAAATCCGTTGACCGGTGGCACAGCCTTGGTGGCCAACAAGGCTATCTGAATTTCACATCGCAGTTTTTTCCACAGGTTTAGTAATGCTGTTCGAGTTCGATAATCTGAACCACTTTCCCTAACGAGTACTTGATACTGGTGGCCAGATGACGCTCATGCTGATAACCATGGCAGCGCAATGTTGCTGTCCATGGTGACACTGCCTTCCCTGTATGATGATCGAAGCTGCTACAGTGGCAATGTTCGCCACGACTTGCCTTGCGGCCTGGCTCTGTCTGTGGCAGATTCCTGACCAGCCAAACCAATTCCTGCTTTTTGTTGATTATCTCGTTTTTGCCAACGCCTAAAATGCCAATCACCAAACCTTTCTAAGGTGCGCCCCGCCGACTCCGTCTTTACTACTTTCCCCTTGACCCGTGACACCTGTTTCAAGCCATGTGCATTGGCTCTTTGTTCGAAGTAATGCTCCATTTTTTGCAGTGATTCGCTGCTTACGTGATACCTCCATTCCCGCCACTTTCCAAGTCGAACCTGATAGCTCTGGTGCTGAATTCCCAGCCGCTTTGATAACAGAAAATTGTTCACAAAATCGGTTGGGTTTTTAGGGCGAACAATTTTTTGGTTACAGCCTTGCCCGGAGATCATGGAGCCGGGAATCAGTTTTAATCGTTGCAACGCCCACTGATCCTGTTCGTTCATTTCCATGATCCGGTCAACCACTTCACTGCTTCTTTACGGCTCCAGGAATCCAGAAACACATAATCATCCTGACACAGAGGCTCCAGCAGGTAATGCAGGTACTTTTGCAGCATTGGCTGGAATTTCTGATCGCATAAGGGCGTCCCTGTTTCATCTTCAATGACGTCAAACCCTCTGGCTGCGGAATAGTTGCACAAGCTGTTTATCCCAACATCCAGCCAGAACTCACAATCCTGTTCCGTCAGTTCTGAAGGAACAATACCCAACCCTTCACAGATACGATATCGCTGACAAGAAAGCTGTTCGGTTTCAGACTTGAATGGCAGACATTTCAGATGTTTAAATTCGGTCTCAGAAAGCGACTTCGCCTGCACCAGTTTTTCCGGCAATGCCTCCCTGTTTTTCTGTTGTATAGCTTTTAACTCATCGGCTGTACCGCTATGGTCGTTGTTCAGGTTCAGGCTTTCAGACAACGGCGTTACAGTAATTTTACGCTGTTCAAGGTAGTCACACAGGGCATTGGCTCCCATCTTCAGTATTCTTGCTTTACTGGTGTTACCTCCGGCAATAAATGACCCCAAATCACCGGTTTGAAATGACCTCTCGATTAACCACTTTATGGCCGATTTCCTTAGTGTTACCAGCACTCAGGGAAAAGAGCCATGATCAACCGAGAGGATTACCTTATGATAAAGCAAGCCAGAGAAAAAGGCTGCTATCTTGAGGACATCGCCTGTCAGAGAGGTTGCTCTGTCAGTACAGTCAAGCGCGCCCTGAAACGACAAGGGCCTCCGCCCAAGCGCAGGCCGGGTATACGCCCCAGTAAACTGGCCCGGATTTTTCATGAAAAGAGGCAAGTTCCGCCCAATCACTTGATATAATTGGGTCGACCAAAAATAAGCTTCGGAAGAAGCAAACCGGAACTTGCCATGCCCAAATGTACACAAGAACAGCTTCGCTTTCACCCCTCCAACGGAAAAACCATTCGAGCAGACTTCAATGGCGGAGAACTATCCTCTGATTTTGGTGCCTTGCTGATACGTGAAGCAATGCTTCACAGCGGTCTCATTTCCAGATTAACTAATGCCATTGACGATAAACGTCACCAATCCTACATCGACCACACTTTGCAAGAACTCATTGCTCAAAGAGTTCTGCAAATGGCCTGTGGTTATGAAGACGCAAATGACAGCAATCGTCTGCGCAAAGACCCAATTTTTAAACTCGCCAATGGTAAGAACCCACTGGACAATGACAACCACCTGGCTTCCGCTCCAACATATACGAGGCTTGGCCAATCCATGACCAGACGGGATATTTATAATATGGCCAAAGCACTGGCTGATCACTTCATCAGCAGTTACAAATACCCGCCGTTAGCCATCATTATCGATTTGGATCATACGCCCGCCATCACCCATGGTGGTCAGCAGATGAACTTGTTCAACGCCAAATATCAAGACTACTGCTACTTGCCCTTAATGATATTTGAAGGTCTCAGTGGCAAGTTGATCACTTCTATCCTGCGCCCTGGAAAAACACCCACAGGTAGAGAGAATGCAGCCATTCTCAAGCGTCTCATTAAGCTGATCCGTGCAAGATGGCCGAAAACCCATTTACTGGTTCGGGGGGATAGCCATTTTGCTCAACCAGAATTGATGCAGGTGGTGCAGGACGATCCGCATTCTGATTACGTTCTGGGTAAAGGCGCGGGACACAAAACAGCCTTACGGCCTAAAGCCAAAGAGTTGCTGGACGAAGCTCGGCAAGCTCTTGAGGTGAAAACCAAACTGGCAAAATTGAACAATATGCCGGAGCCTGATCGGCTCAGGCTTTACGGGGAAACAGATTATCAGGCCAAAAGCTGGAAAGGGCTGGACACCCGGATAATCTACAAGGCAGAGGTCAATCAGAAAGGCGACAATCCCCGCTTTATTGTGACTTCGATGATGGAGGCTTCCCCCGAAGAGATATATGAAGACCTTTATTGTCCCAGAGGGCAGGATGAGAACTTCATTAAGCATCTGAAAAGTGATTTGTCCGGTGATCGCCTGTCAGATCAGGGGTTTTTGGCGAACCATCTGAGAATGTTTTACGCCTGCGCTGCTTACGTTCTTCATCATGAGCTGAGAACCAAAGCCCTGAAAGGTACGGAGCTGGAAAAAGCCCAGCCCTCAACGGTGATCACGAAGCTTTGTAAGGTTGCGGTTAAAGTGGTTGAGTATAAAGACCGAATCAAGCTGCACTTACCTCGCAGCTATCCACTCAAAGGGCTTTTACGGCATATAACAGAAGTCTTTTACTCAATACCGCTACCTCGACCCGGGTAGCCAGCTCGACAAACTCAGACAGACCAAATAGCAACCGACTGAAAGGGGATTGGGGTATTCTGTTGCTCTGGAGAAGCCGATATTGATCAAAAAACGTTAGATTTCTATGTGAATAGGGTTGCCATAGCTTTTTCATGGACAATGAGGCAACAAAACTCCGGAAAAGTCAGAATGAAACGACCTGACCAGAGCATATTGCCTGTTTATGAAACATTCGGGCTGGATGATTTCAAGCCCGTCATTGAGGCCTTGTTGGCAGAAAATGTCTGGAATGCCGAGGTCATCTTTGCTGAAATCAAGGAGCAAGGCTATGTCGGTGGTATCACCATTTTGCGGGATTATATCCAGCCCAAACGCACCCTACGTGAAAGCAAAGCCACTACTCGTTATGAAACGACTCCCGGCCACCAGTTGCAACACGACTGGGGTGAGCTTTTTGTCGAGGTTGCGGGGGAGCTGCGCAAGGTCTATGTCTCCGTGAATGTCCTGGGCTACTCCCGTCGCTTCTACGCATTCGCAGCCTTTAGCAATGATGCTGAACACACCTACGAAAGCCTGATCCGTGCGTTTGAATGGTTTGGTGGTGCCAGTGCCCAGGTGCTGGTTGATAACCAGAAAGCTGCTGTCCTGGAACACCCCGGAAACGGGCAGGTCAAATTCAATGAGGGCTTCCTGCTCCTGGCTCAGCACTATGAGTTCCAGCCCAAAGTCTGTAAGCCCTATAGGGCAAGAACCAAGGGTAAAACTGAGCGAATGGTGCGCTACGTAAAGGAGAATTTCTTCCAGCGTTACCGCAGCTTTGAAAGCCTTGAGCACCTGAACCAGCAGCTCAGCGACTGGCTGACAAAGGTAGCGGACGAACGCCATCATGACACCCTGAAAGAAAAGGTTGCAGATCGTTTCCAGAAGGAGCATCCGCACCTCAACAAGCTACCCGATATCCGTTTCGACACCAGCTACCGGGAAACACGACGAGTGCCCGTTGATGCTTACATTAATGTTCGAACCAATCGCTACAGTGTTCCTGCTGCGCTGGTTGGGCAACAGGTCAGCATCCGCATTGGTCTTGATCGACAGCTCCTGATTTATGGGCCTGACGATACCTTGGTAGCCAGACATTTACAGGTGGAAGGCCAGAACAAGTGGCAACTTGATCCTACCCACCACCGGGCACTCTACGATGAGGTTAAAGTGGAAACCCGCGACCTCAGCCAGTATGAGGAGGTGGTGTAATGGAACAACTAACGACACTGGTCGACCGACTTAAATTAGATCACGTGGCTGACAACCTTGATGCCCTGTGTGAGCAAGCCAGCAAGAAAGACCTGAATTACCGGGAATTCCTCGCAGAAGTGCTCTCAACCGAATGGGCAGGTCGGCACCAAAAAGGGCTGGAAAGCCGCCTGAAGCAAGCCCGGTTGCCCTGGCTTAAAACGCTCGAACAGTTTGACTACAGCTTCCAGCCAAGCATTGATCGAAAAGTGGTTCGTGAACTGTCTGGACTGGGCTTTGTAGATCGTGCTGAAAATGTCGCCTTACTGGGGCCTCCGGGCGTTGGTAAAACGCACCTGGCAATAGCCCTGGCGATCAAAGCAGCTGAGGCTGGTCATCGGGTGATGTTCATGAGTCTCGACAAACTGATGACCACGCTGAAGAAAGCCCAGCAGGAAAATCGGCTTGAAAGGCAGATGCAACAATTGATGTACCCCAAACTGTTGGTTCTGGATGAGATTGGCTACCTTCCTATGGATCAGGACGAGGCTAGCCTGTTCTTCCGGCTCGTGACTCGCCGTTACGAAAAGGCCAGCATCATCCTGACCTCGAATAAAAGCTTTGTGGACTGGGGCGAAATCTTTGGTGATCAGGCGATAGCCACAGCGATTCTGGATCGATTGCTGCATCACGCCACGACCCTGAATATAAAGGGTGAAAGTTACCGTCTTAAAGAGAAGCGCAAAGCAGGAGTATTGAAAGGCACTTCCACCAAGAAATAAACCTGAAAAACACAGTGAACTTAACCGATGATTACGGGTCAAAAGTATTGCTGAAAACGGGTCATCTCAAACCGGTGGAAGAAGGTCATTTCAAAGCGGAGTTAACACTGGCTCTCTGTCGTTCTACAAAACCCACATAATCACTGGCATAAGCAGGCTGTGAGGCACCAAATCCAGCCATTCGCTCCAGGCAGTGAATCCGTTTTAAAAAGTCCTCGCAGTCTTTGGATGGCGGCATTAAATCTGCTACCACGGTAAAACCCTTGGTTTTGCGATAACGGAACATCTGCTGCATGATGGCCGGGGCGTCCAGCTTGTTATAACTGAAAACAAAGCAGTGATCCGGTTTTATACTTGTGAAGGACATGCCTACGGTGTCAGTTGCCGGAGAATACTGAGTACCACGTTAACAATTCTCTTGTCGTGGCTCTAGCACTGTCAGATGCATTGCGCCTGTTGATAGAGGGGACAATATGAAAGTTCGGTTTTTTATGTTCGTAAAATCGAACATTTAATTACAAAGACAATTTTTCTAATAGCATAAATATCTAGCAACTCACCACTAATGTAATAAATTAATGTTTGGCTCAAAAGTCAAAAACAAACCTTGCCCAAAAGATGGCAAAGTTATTTAATTATTGTTTAGTGAGAAATCGAAATGTCTAAAAAAACTACCAAGAAAGGATGTCCTTCTTGGGTCGTTCCATCAAAAAACAAAGAACTCAATTTAAATAAATCCAGAAAACCAAACACAGAATATAATCAAATCAATCTTCCATCTTCTTCAAAAGAACAAAAGCCTTCAAGTTACAAGGCTGAATCCGAAGCTTTAATTGATACTGATAGCTGTCACCTCGCTTCTACCAAAGCCCCAAGTTACAAGGATTCAAACAATATTAACGATATAATAAGCTGTCCACCACTGAAAAAGAGATCATCCGACGATGGTTTTTTCGCCTGCTGTGTTGACAAAGAAAGGTGGGGCAAATTGATAAAAAATGAATTCAATTTCCCGAAAAAAAAGGAATTGAATAAGGCGCTATCTGAGCCTACTTCAACTGAACAGAAATATTACCTCACTTTATTTAAATTGCTGCCCAAGGTGTTAAGAGACAGCATAGATCTGATTACTTACATATTCGATACAGCCGTCATTCAGCACTTAATCTGAGAATTTCCTAAAACCATCTAAAATGTAAAAAATTTTCAGACTGAGCATATGCCATGCAACCTCATCAATTTCACATTCAACGCATCGACCATACGGGGTTGGTGGCCGGTATGTGCAAAGAGCTCGGGATCGCTAACCTCTTGGATTCTCTGGTTCCCAACCAATCTGAAACCAGAAAGATTTCCTTCGGAGAAACCGTTGTCTCAATGCTGCTTAACGGACTGGGCTTCACTGCTCGCACACTCCACATGTTCCCTGAGTTTCACGCCGACAAACCACTGGATAAACTTATTCGGCCGGGTATAGAGCCGGAACATATCAACGAAAGTGTACTCGGCAGAGCCTTGGATCAAATTTTTGAACTGGGTGTAAGTGAGGTCTATTTATCACTGGCTGTCAAGGCCGTTAATGTCTTGAAACTGCCGTGTAATGCTCTGAATCTTGATTCAACCAGCTTTCATGTGGACGGTCGTTATAACAGTGAGTCTGAAGTCGATGAAGAAGATCTGAACTGCATTAAAATCTGTCGTGGATACAGCAGAGATCACCGACCTGAATTAAATCAGGCGATACTGCTCCTAATGACTGAAAATCAGGCGGGTATTCCCGTATTCATGGCCGCATCCAGTGGCAATATAAACGACAACACTAATTTTAAAAAAGTCATCAGCAAGCATTTGAAATGCTACAAAGAGGCGCTGAATAATCGTTACCTGATCGGCGATGCTGCACTTTATACAACAGACAATGTACAGATATTGCATCAGCA is from Endozoicomonas gorgoniicola and encodes:
- a CDS encoding IS1380 family transposase, which encodes MPKCTQEQLRFHPSNGKTIRADFNGGELSSDFGALLIREAMLHSGLISRLTNAIDDKRHQSYIDHTLQELIAQRVLQMACGYEDANDSNRLRKDPIFKLANGKNPLDNDNHLASAPTYTRLGQSMTRRDIYNMAKALADHFISSYKYPPLAIIIDLDHTPAITHGGQQMNLFNAKYQDYCYLPLMIFEGLSGKLITSILRPGKTPTGRENAAILKRLIKLIRARWPKTHLLVRGDSHFAQPELMQVVQDDPHSDYVLGKGAGHKTALRPKAKELLDEARQALEVKTKLAKLNNMPEPDRLRLYGETDYQAKSWKGLDTRIIYKAEVNQKGDNPRFIVTSMMEASPEEIYEDLYCPRGQDENFIKHLKSDLSGDRLSDQGFLANHLRMFYACAAYVLHHELRTKALKGTELEKAQPSTVITKLCKVAVKVVEYKDRIKLHLPRSYPLKGLLRHITEVFYSIPLPRPG
- the istB gene encoding IS21-like element helper ATPase IstB — protein: MEQLTTLVDRLKLDHVADNLDALCEQASKKDLNYREFLAEVLSTEWAGRHQKGLESRLKQARLPWLKTLEQFDYSFQPSIDRKVVRELSGLGFVDRAENVALLGPPGVGKTHLAIALAIKAAEAGHRVMFMSLDKLMTTLKKAQQENRLERQMQQLMYPKLLVLDEIGYLPMDQDEASLFFRLVTRRYEKASIILTSNKSFVDWGEIFGDQAIATAILDRLLHHATTLNIKGESYRLKEKRKAGVLKGTSTKK